The Lycium barbarum isolate Lr01 chromosome 12, ASM1917538v2, whole genome shotgun sequence genome includes a region encoding these proteins:
- the LOC132623658 gene encoding paired amphipathic helix protein Sin3-like 2 isoform X4: MKRFRDDVCANPQFKRPFGSSRGESYGQSQLPGSGAGGGGSGSGGGGGGTGEGGAGASVSTQKLTTNDALSYLKEVKDMFQDQREKYDLFLDVMKDFKAQRIDTAGVIARVKDLFKGHPNLILGFNTFLPKGFEITLTDEEQAPQKKTVEFEEAISFVNKIKKRFQNDDHVYKSFLDILNMYRKEHKGITEVYQEVAALFEDHPDLLDEFTRFLPDTSGTASATQTSFGRPSFNRYDERSSAIPLLRQPHMDKQRFRRDRIISSHAERDPSVERPEMDDDKTMVKLHKEQKRRAEKENRDRRSRDQDYREPDNENNGDLGMHRIADKRKSGRKVEEFGGTYDDKDGVKNIYSQEFTFCERVKERLRSPTDYQAFLKCLHIYSTEIITRKELQSLVADLLGKFPDLMEGFNEFLERCERIDGFLAGVMSKKSLWNEGHTSKSVKEEEKDKEQKREIDGKEKDRYKEKYWGKSIQELDLSNCQSCTPSYRLLPEDYPIPTASQRSELGAQVLNDHWVSVTSGSEDYSFKHMRRNQYEESLFRCEDDRFELDMLLESVSSTTKRAEELLNSLNDNSVGVDGPARIEDHFTALNLRCIERIYGDHGLDVMDILRRNPSLALPVVLTRLKQKQEEWTKCRSDFNKVWAEIYAKNHYKSLDHRSFYFKQQDSKDLSTKSLLAEIKEIKDKKQKEDDMILAIAAGSRHPISPHLDFEFADPEIHEDLYKLIKYSCEEVCSTEEQLNKVLRLWTTFLEPIFGVTYRLHGSETTDDDVLSKHLGLKNNGTSIGESDGSPRADATTTKSKQSKVVCNGDANSSPQRVNSSRTSFTNTDAHPKEDGLAAAGEHLISSDAATALGADNVCARLESTSGRSTRPSNGTAEDGQGAKSNTDNIPTSECDTSRSLPLVNGGFAEGSRINGYNADSVDPSKHEKEEGELSPNGDFEEDIFGFRDGASRNRSMQYQSGGAEVVGRQDAAGDNDADADDEDSENVSETGEDVSGSESAADECSREEHEEEDDGEHDELNGKVESEGEAEGTSEANFVGGDGTVCQMSERFLLTSKPLAKHVASPQFGGVKSDLQVFYGNDDFYVLYRLHQILYARLLSAKWNATSSESKWRTGKDTGSDPYARFMSALHSLLDGSADNAKFEDECRSIIGNQSYVLFTMDKLIYKLVKQLQTVSSDELDGKLLQLYEYEKSRKPEKYVDSVYYENAHVLLHEENIYRFNCTSSPTRLSIQLMDDGSEKSEVVAVYIDPSFAGYLHNDYLSVEHGKKESSAVMLKSHCRLIKAEATVPL; the protein is encoded by the exons ATGAAGCGATTCAGGGATGATGTTTGTGCTAATCCTCAATTTAAACGCCCATTTGGTTCTTCGCGTGGAGAATC ATACGGCCAATCACAGCTTCCTGGAAGTGGCGCTGGTGGAGGAGGCAGTGGCAGCGGAGGCGGCGGCGGCGGCACCGGTGAAGGGGGTGCTGGTGCCAGTGTTAGTACCCAAAAGTTGACAACTAATGATGCATTATCTTATTTGAAGGAAGTTAAGGACATGTTTCAAGACCAAAGGGAGAAATATGACTTGTTCCTTGATGTTATGAAAGACTTTAAGGCTCAAAG AATTGACACTGCGGGTGTCATAGCAAGAGTCAAAGACTTGTTTAAAGGCCATCCAAATTTGATCCTTGGCTTCAATACTTTCTTGCCCAAGGGCTTTGAGATAACCCTCACTGATGAAGAGCAGGCTCCTCAAAAGAAAACAGTTGAGTTTGAAGAAGCAATCAGCTTTGTGAACAAAATAAAG AAACGTTTCCAAAATGATGATCATGTGTACAAGTCTTTCCTCGACATTTTGAACATGTATAGGAAGGAACACAAGGGCATCACTGAGGTGTACCAGGAG GTTGCAGCTCTTTTCGAAGACCACCCAGATTTGCTGGATGAGTTCACGAGATTCTTGCCAGATACTTCAGGTACTGCATCAGCAACACAAACGTCGTTTGGCCGCCCTTCCTTCAATCGTTATGATGAGAGGAGCTCTGCTATTCCCTTGCTTCGGCAACCACACATGGACAAA CAACGTTTCCGCCGGGATAGGATTATCAGTTCTCATGCAGAACGTGATCCTAGTGTTGAGCGCCCTGAGATGGATGATGATAAAACAATGGTGAAGTTGCATAAAGAGCAAAAGAGGCGTGCTGAAAAAGAGAACAGGGACCGCAGAAGTCGCGATCAGGATTACAGAGAACCTGATAATGAGAATAATGGAGATTTAGGCATGCACCGCATTGCTGATAAAAGGAAATCTGGTCGGAAGGTTGAAGAATTTGGAGGCACTTACGATGATAAAGATGGTGTGAAAA ATATTTATAGCCAAGAGTTCACTTTCTGTGAAAGAGTAAAGGAGAGACTACGCAGTCCAACTGATTACCAGGCATTCTTAAAGTGCCTCCATATTTATAGTACAGAAATAATTACAAGAAAGGAGTTACAAAGTTTG GTTGCTGATTTACTAGGAAAATTCCCTGATCTTATGGAGGGGTTCAATGAATTTTTGGAGCGCTGTGAACGAATTG ATGGATTTCTCGCAGGTGTTATGAGCAAAA AATCTTTGTGGAATGAAGGGCATACATCAAAGTCAGTGAAGGAGGAGGAGAAAGACAAAGAACAGAAGCGTGAAATTGATGGTAAAGAAAAGGACCGGTACAAGGAGAAATACTGGGGAAAGTCCATTCAAGAGCTTGACCTTTCAAACTGTCAGAGCTGCACACCCAGTTATCGACTTCTTCCTGAAGAT TATCCGATACCTACAGCGAGCCAAAGGTCAGAGCTTGGGGCTCAAGTATTGAATGATCACTGGGTATCTGTGACCTCAGGAAGTGAGGACTACTCATTCAAGCACATGCGTAGAAACCAGTATGAAGAAAGCCTGTTTCGATGCGAAGATGATAG GTTTGAGCTAGACATGCTTTTGGAGTCAGTGAGTTCAACCACTAAGCGTGCAGAAGAGTTGTTGAATTCCCTTAATGATAATTCAGTTGGTGTGGATGGTCCCGCCCGTATTGAAGACCACTTCACAG CATTGAACTTAAGGTGCATTGAACGTATCTATGGTGACCACGGACTGGATGTGATGGACATTTTGCGGAGAAACCCGTCTCTTGCGCTGCCTGTTGTGTTAACCCGCTTGAAGCAGAAACAGGAGGAGTGGACGAAATGTCGCTCAGACTTCAACAAAGTTTGGGCTGAAATTTATGCTAAGAACCATTACAAGTCGCTTGACCACCGAAGTTTCTATTTCAAGCAACAAGATTCAAAGGACCTTAGCACAAAAT CCTTACTGGCGGAGATCAAAGAAATTAAGGATAAAAAGCAGAAAGAAGATGACATGATTCTTGCTATTGCTGCTGGTAGTAGACATCCAATAAGTCCTCATCTTGATTTTGAATTTGCTGATCCTGAAATTCATGAAGACCTGTACAAACTTATCAAGTATTCTTGCGAAGAGGTTTGTTCCACAGAGGAGCAATTAAATAAAGTACTGAGGTTATGGACCACCTTTCTTGAGCCAATCTTTGGTGTTACTTATCGTCTTCATGGCTCTGAGACTACTGACGATGATGTCTTGTCGAAGCATCTTGGTTTGAAGAACAATGGAACTAGCATTGGCGAAAGTGATGGAAGTCCTCGTGCAGATGCTACCACTACTAAGTCTAAGCAATCGAAAGTTGTCTGCAATGGAGATGCTAATTCCTCTCCTCAACGAGTAAATTCTTCCAGGACAAGCTTCACAAATACAGATGCTCACCCCAAGGAAGATGGATTAGCGGCAGCTGGTGAACACTTAATTAGTTCTGATGCAGCTACTGCCCTCGGAGCAGATAATGTTTGTGCAAGATTGGAAAGTACTTCAG GGCGCAGTACACGACCTAGTAATGGCACTGCTGAGGATGGCCAAGGAGCCAAGTCTAATACTGATAACATACCAACTTCCGAG TGTGACACTTCAAGATCACTTCCCTTGGTAAATGGCGGGTTTGCTGAAGGTTCTAGAATCAATGGGTATAATGCTGATTCAGTTGATCCCTCCAAACATGAGAAGGAAGAAGGTGAGCTGTCGCCTAATGGGGACTTTGAAGAGGACATTTTTGGTTTTCGAGATGGTGCCTCCCGTAATAGAAGTATGCAATATCAATCTGGGGGTGCTGAAGTTGTTGGTCGTCAGGATGCTGCTGGCGATAACGATGCAGATGCTGATGATGAagatagtgaaaatgtttctgagACAGGAGAAGATGTTTCAGGTAGTGAGTCCGCTGCTGATGAGTGCTCTCGGGAGGAGCATGAGGAAGAAGATGATGGAGAGCATGATGAGCTTAATGGTAAAGTTGAGAGTGAAGGTGAGGCTGAGGGCACGAGTGAAGCAAACTTTGTTGGAGGTGATGGCACTGTGTGTCAAATGTCTGAACGGTTTTTGCTTACTTCGAAGCCTCTTGCTAAACATGTGGCTTCACCTCAATTTGGGGGTGTCAAGAGCGACCTGCAGGTCTTTTATGGAAATGACGATTTCTACGTGCTTTATAGGCTTCATCAG ATTTTGTATGCAAGGTTATTATCTGCAAAGTGGAATGCAACATCATCTGAATCAAAGTGGAGAACTGGAAAGGATACTGGCTCTGATCCCTATGCCAG ATTCATGAGTGCACTGCATAGTTTGCTAGATGGATCTGCAGATAATGCAAAGTTTGAGGATGAATGCAGATCAATCATCGGGAATCAGTCGTATGTGCTATTTACTATGGACAAACTGATATATAAACTGGTTAAGCAG CTTCAAACTGTTTCAAGTGACGAGCTGGACGGCAAGCTGCTTCAGTTATACGAATATGAAAAATCGCGGAAACCTGAGAAGTATGTTGATTCAGTTTATTACGAAAATGCTCATGTCCTCCTCCATGAGGAGAACATTTACCGGTTTAATTGT ACATCTTCCCCGACTCGTCTGTCCATCCAGTTGATGGATGATGGAAGCGAGAAGTCTGAAGTTGTTGCAGTTTATATAGACCCCAGTTTTGCTGGTTATCTGCATAATGATTATCTTTCTGTTGAACATGGGAAGAAAGAGTCGTCCGCAGTTATGCTAAAGAG TCACTGTAGGTTAATTAAAGCAGAAGCTACTGTTCCACTCTAG
- the LOC132623658 gene encoding paired amphipathic helix protein Sin3-like 2 isoform X1, giving the protein MKRFRDDVCANPQFKRPFGSSRGESYGQSQLPGSGAGGGGSGSGGGGGGTGEGGAGASVSTQKLTTNDALSYLKEVKDMFQDQREKYDLFLDVMKDFKAQRIDTAGVIARVKDLFKGHPNLILGFNTFLPKGFEITLTDEEQAPQKKTVEFEEAISFVNKIKKRFQNDDHVYKSFLDILNMYRKEHKGITEVYQEVAALFEDHPDLLDEFTRFLPDTSGTASATQTSFGRPSFNRYDERSSAIPLLRQPHMDKQRFRRDRIISSHAERDPSVERPEMDDDKTMVKLHKEQKRRAEKENRDRRSRDQDYREPDNENNGDLGMHRIADKRKSGRKVEEFGGTYDDKDGVKNIYSQEFTFCERVKERLRSPTDYQAFLKCLHIYSTEIITRKELQSLVADLLGKFPDLMEGFNEFLERCERIDGFLAGVMSKKSLWNEGHTSKSVKEEEKDKEQKREIDGKEKDRYKEKYWGKSIQELDLSNCQSCTPSYRLLPEDYPIPTASQRSELGAQVLNDHWVSVTSGSEDYSFKHMRRNQYEESLFRCEDDRFELDMLLESVSSTTKRAEELLNSLNDNSVGVDGPARIEDHFTALNLRCIERIYGDHGLDVMDILRRNPSLALPVVLTRLKQKQEEWTKCRSDFNKVWAEIYAKNHYKSLDHRSFYFKQQDSKDLSTKSLLAEIKEIKDKKQKEDDMILAIAAGSRHPISPHLDFEFADPEIHEDLYKLIKYSCEEVCSTEEQLNKVLRLWTTFLEPIFGVTYRLHGSETTDDDVLSKHLGLKNNGTSIGESDGSPRADATTTKSKQSKVVCNGDANSSPQRVNSSRTSFTNTDAHPKEDGLAAAGEHLISSDAATALGADNVCARLESTSGRSTRPSNGTAEDGQGAKSNTDNIPTSECDTSRSLPLVNGGFAEGSRINGYNADSVDPSKHEKEEGELSPNGDFEEDIFGFRDGASRNRSMQYQSGGAEVVGRQDAAGDNDADADDEDSENVSETGEDVSGSESAADECSREEHEEEDDGEHDELNGKVESEGEAEGTSEANFVGGDGTVCQMSERFLLTSKPLAKHVASPQFGGVKSDLQVFYGNDDFYVLYRLHQILYARLLSAKWNATSSESKWRTGKDTGSDPYARFMSALHSLLDGSADNAKFEDECRSIIGNQSYVLFTMDKLIYKLVKQLQTVSSDELDGKLLQLYEYEKSRKPEKYVDSVYYENAHVLLHEENIYRFNCTSSPTRLSIQLMDDGSEKSEVVAVYIDPSFAGYLHNDYLSVEHGKKESSAVMLKRSVSRNKRKRTDHDVPSALCMVMENIILVNGLECKMASNSSKISYVLDTEDFFYRLGRKRRNISASRLSCHGQARVERFQRVLTSSL; this is encoded by the exons ATGAAGCGATTCAGGGATGATGTTTGTGCTAATCCTCAATTTAAACGCCCATTTGGTTCTTCGCGTGGAGAATC ATACGGCCAATCACAGCTTCCTGGAAGTGGCGCTGGTGGAGGAGGCAGTGGCAGCGGAGGCGGCGGCGGCGGCACCGGTGAAGGGGGTGCTGGTGCCAGTGTTAGTACCCAAAAGTTGACAACTAATGATGCATTATCTTATTTGAAGGAAGTTAAGGACATGTTTCAAGACCAAAGGGAGAAATATGACTTGTTCCTTGATGTTATGAAAGACTTTAAGGCTCAAAG AATTGACACTGCGGGTGTCATAGCAAGAGTCAAAGACTTGTTTAAAGGCCATCCAAATTTGATCCTTGGCTTCAATACTTTCTTGCCCAAGGGCTTTGAGATAACCCTCACTGATGAAGAGCAGGCTCCTCAAAAGAAAACAGTTGAGTTTGAAGAAGCAATCAGCTTTGTGAACAAAATAAAG AAACGTTTCCAAAATGATGATCATGTGTACAAGTCTTTCCTCGACATTTTGAACATGTATAGGAAGGAACACAAGGGCATCACTGAGGTGTACCAGGAG GTTGCAGCTCTTTTCGAAGACCACCCAGATTTGCTGGATGAGTTCACGAGATTCTTGCCAGATACTTCAGGTACTGCATCAGCAACACAAACGTCGTTTGGCCGCCCTTCCTTCAATCGTTATGATGAGAGGAGCTCTGCTATTCCCTTGCTTCGGCAACCACACATGGACAAA CAACGTTTCCGCCGGGATAGGATTATCAGTTCTCATGCAGAACGTGATCCTAGTGTTGAGCGCCCTGAGATGGATGATGATAAAACAATGGTGAAGTTGCATAAAGAGCAAAAGAGGCGTGCTGAAAAAGAGAACAGGGACCGCAGAAGTCGCGATCAGGATTACAGAGAACCTGATAATGAGAATAATGGAGATTTAGGCATGCACCGCATTGCTGATAAAAGGAAATCTGGTCGGAAGGTTGAAGAATTTGGAGGCACTTACGATGATAAAGATGGTGTGAAAA ATATTTATAGCCAAGAGTTCACTTTCTGTGAAAGAGTAAAGGAGAGACTACGCAGTCCAACTGATTACCAGGCATTCTTAAAGTGCCTCCATATTTATAGTACAGAAATAATTACAAGAAAGGAGTTACAAAGTTTG GTTGCTGATTTACTAGGAAAATTCCCTGATCTTATGGAGGGGTTCAATGAATTTTTGGAGCGCTGTGAACGAATTG ATGGATTTCTCGCAGGTGTTATGAGCAAAA AATCTTTGTGGAATGAAGGGCATACATCAAAGTCAGTGAAGGAGGAGGAGAAAGACAAAGAACAGAAGCGTGAAATTGATGGTAAAGAAAAGGACCGGTACAAGGAGAAATACTGGGGAAAGTCCATTCAAGAGCTTGACCTTTCAAACTGTCAGAGCTGCACACCCAGTTATCGACTTCTTCCTGAAGAT TATCCGATACCTACAGCGAGCCAAAGGTCAGAGCTTGGGGCTCAAGTATTGAATGATCACTGGGTATCTGTGACCTCAGGAAGTGAGGACTACTCATTCAAGCACATGCGTAGAAACCAGTATGAAGAAAGCCTGTTTCGATGCGAAGATGATAG GTTTGAGCTAGACATGCTTTTGGAGTCAGTGAGTTCAACCACTAAGCGTGCAGAAGAGTTGTTGAATTCCCTTAATGATAATTCAGTTGGTGTGGATGGTCCCGCCCGTATTGAAGACCACTTCACAG CATTGAACTTAAGGTGCATTGAACGTATCTATGGTGACCACGGACTGGATGTGATGGACATTTTGCGGAGAAACCCGTCTCTTGCGCTGCCTGTTGTGTTAACCCGCTTGAAGCAGAAACAGGAGGAGTGGACGAAATGTCGCTCAGACTTCAACAAAGTTTGGGCTGAAATTTATGCTAAGAACCATTACAAGTCGCTTGACCACCGAAGTTTCTATTTCAAGCAACAAGATTCAAAGGACCTTAGCACAAAAT CCTTACTGGCGGAGATCAAAGAAATTAAGGATAAAAAGCAGAAAGAAGATGACATGATTCTTGCTATTGCTGCTGGTAGTAGACATCCAATAAGTCCTCATCTTGATTTTGAATTTGCTGATCCTGAAATTCATGAAGACCTGTACAAACTTATCAAGTATTCTTGCGAAGAGGTTTGTTCCACAGAGGAGCAATTAAATAAAGTACTGAGGTTATGGACCACCTTTCTTGAGCCAATCTTTGGTGTTACTTATCGTCTTCATGGCTCTGAGACTACTGACGATGATGTCTTGTCGAAGCATCTTGGTTTGAAGAACAATGGAACTAGCATTGGCGAAAGTGATGGAAGTCCTCGTGCAGATGCTACCACTACTAAGTCTAAGCAATCGAAAGTTGTCTGCAATGGAGATGCTAATTCCTCTCCTCAACGAGTAAATTCTTCCAGGACAAGCTTCACAAATACAGATGCTCACCCCAAGGAAGATGGATTAGCGGCAGCTGGTGAACACTTAATTAGTTCTGATGCAGCTACTGCCCTCGGAGCAGATAATGTTTGTGCAAGATTGGAAAGTACTTCAG GGCGCAGTACACGACCTAGTAATGGCACTGCTGAGGATGGCCAAGGAGCCAAGTCTAATACTGATAACATACCAACTTCCGAG TGTGACACTTCAAGATCACTTCCCTTGGTAAATGGCGGGTTTGCTGAAGGTTCTAGAATCAATGGGTATAATGCTGATTCAGTTGATCCCTCCAAACATGAGAAGGAAGAAGGTGAGCTGTCGCCTAATGGGGACTTTGAAGAGGACATTTTTGGTTTTCGAGATGGTGCCTCCCGTAATAGAAGTATGCAATATCAATCTGGGGGTGCTGAAGTTGTTGGTCGTCAGGATGCTGCTGGCGATAACGATGCAGATGCTGATGATGAagatagtgaaaatgtttctgagACAGGAGAAGATGTTTCAGGTAGTGAGTCCGCTGCTGATGAGTGCTCTCGGGAGGAGCATGAGGAAGAAGATGATGGAGAGCATGATGAGCTTAATGGTAAAGTTGAGAGTGAAGGTGAGGCTGAGGGCACGAGTGAAGCAAACTTTGTTGGAGGTGATGGCACTGTGTGTCAAATGTCTGAACGGTTTTTGCTTACTTCGAAGCCTCTTGCTAAACATGTGGCTTCACCTCAATTTGGGGGTGTCAAGAGCGACCTGCAGGTCTTTTATGGAAATGACGATTTCTACGTGCTTTATAGGCTTCATCAG ATTTTGTATGCAAGGTTATTATCTGCAAAGTGGAATGCAACATCATCTGAATCAAAGTGGAGAACTGGAAAGGATACTGGCTCTGATCCCTATGCCAG ATTCATGAGTGCACTGCATAGTTTGCTAGATGGATCTGCAGATAATGCAAAGTTTGAGGATGAATGCAGATCAATCATCGGGAATCAGTCGTATGTGCTATTTACTATGGACAAACTGATATATAAACTGGTTAAGCAG CTTCAAACTGTTTCAAGTGACGAGCTGGACGGCAAGCTGCTTCAGTTATACGAATATGAAAAATCGCGGAAACCTGAGAAGTATGTTGATTCAGTTTATTACGAAAATGCTCATGTCCTCCTCCATGAGGAGAACATTTACCGGTTTAATTGT ACATCTTCCCCGACTCGTCTGTCCATCCAGTTGATGGATGATGGAAGCGAGAAGTCTGAAGTTGTTGCAGTTTATATAGACCCCAGTTTTGCTGGTTATCTGCATAATGATTATCTTTCTGTTGAACATGGGAAGAAAGAGTCGTCCGCAGTTATGCTAAAGAG ATCTGTGAGCAGAAACAAGAGAAAGCGCACCGACCATGACGTACCTTCTGCCCTGTGCATGGTGATGGAAAATATTATACTCGTAAATGGTTTGGAATGTAAGATGGCTTCGAATTCATCAAAG aTTTCTTATGTACTGGACACAGAGGATTTCTTTTACCGTCTTGGAAGGAAAAGAAGAAACATTTCTGCTAGCAGATTATCATGTCATGGCCAGGCGAGAGTAGAACGCTTTCAACGTGTTTTGACGTCCTCATTATGA